The following are encoded in a window of Wolbachia endosymbiont (group B) of Hofmannophila pseudospretella genomic DNA:
- the mutM gene encoding bifunctional DNA-formamidopyrimidine glycosylase/DNA-(apurinic or apyrimidinic site) lyase: protein MPELPEVEVISNFLFDKIKNKKISNVTVNNWNLRVPITKNIDDLLKGKVINDIKRRGKYIISNIDASMAVIIHLGMSGKLIYAEDNQAQNKHDHVIFLFSDNTSLIFNDPRRFGLVIVLNREQELNFFNNLGIEPLTDEFDGHYLQKLLKNRKANIKSVLMNNKLIVGVGNIYASESLFRARISPLRLAQDLTYIECEKLAIEIKNTLSDAIAAGGSTLKDYAQPSGSAGYFQNNFYVYGKVQKPCRICNNIITLIRQNGRSTYFCNACQN, encoded by the coding sequence ATGCCAGAACTCCCAGAAGTGGAAGTAATCTCTAACTTCTTATTTGATAAAATCAAAAATAAGAAAATAAGCAATGTGACAGTCAATAATTGGAATTTACGTGTACCAATAACGAAGAATATTGATGATTTGCTAAAGGGCAAAGTTATAAATGATATCAAGCGTAGAGGTAAATATATAATCTCGAATATAGATGCTAGTATGGCTGTAATCATACACCTTGGCATGAGCGGAAAGCTTATATATGCTGAAGACAATCAAGCACAGAACAAACATGATCATGTGATATTCTTATTTTCTGACAACACTTCACTAATCTTTAATGACCCAAGAAGGTTTGGATTAGTGATTGTTTTAAACAGAGAGCAAGAACTAAATTTTTTTAATAACCTAGGAATAGAACCCCTCACAGATGAATTTGACGGACATTATTTACAGAAGTTGCTAAAGAACAGAAAAGCAAATATCAAATCAGTATTAATGAATAATAAGCTAATAGTTGGCGTAGGTAACATATATGCTTCTGAGAGCTTATTTAGAGCTCGCATATCACCACTTAGGCTAGCACAAGATTTAACATATATAGAGTGCGAAAAACTTGCTATCGAAATAAAAAATACTCTGAGTGATGCAATTGCTGCTGGTGGTTCAACACTGAAAGATTATGCACAGCCATCTGGATCTGCTGGATACTTTCAAAATAACTTTTACGTATATGGTAAAGTGCAAAAACCTTGCAGAATCTGCAACAATATCATAACACTTATACGACAAAATGGTCGTAGCACTTATTTTTGCAATGCATGTCAGAATTAA
- a CDS encoding phosphoribosylformylglycinamidine synthase subunit PurQ — translation MKITILSGYGLNCEKETAFAFMECSRKLGINNIEVKIVHINDIIDNPSELKLSNILAIPGGFSYGDDTGAGNAFALRIKNNLLDEFQNFLSQDKLIIGICNGCQILVKLVPEFSNLALTSNDIGNYRCCWVRVRVNLQSSSVWLRGLSKLYLPVAHGEGRFFMDQDILNQLIENNSVALRYVDENGDYANLQFPYNPNGSIYDLAALSDKSGRVLALMPHPERGIFFTQQDNWPLEKEKCKRSGVTMPKYGDGMLIFENALKYFA, via the coding sequence ATGAAAATTACAATCCTATCTGGTTATGGCTTAAATTGCGAAAAAGAAACTGCATTTGCATTTATGGAATGCAGCAGAAAGCTTGGTATTAATAATATTGAAGTAAAAATCGTTCACATTAATGATATTATAGATAATCCAAGTGAACTGAAATTAAGCAATATACTTGCAATTCCAGGAGGTTTTTCCTATGGTGATGATACTGGTGCTGGTAATGCATTTGCTTTGCGTATAAAAAACAACTTGTTAGACGAATTTCAAAATTTCTTATCTCAGGATAAGCTTATTATAGGGATATGTAACGGTTGCCAGATATTAGTAAAGTTAGTTCCAGAATTCTCTAATCTAGCTTTAACCTCTAATGATATAGGCAATTATCGATGCTGTTGGGTTAGAGTGAGAGTTAATCTGCAGAGTAGTTCTGTTTGGCTACGGGGCCTGAGTAAGCTATATCTTCCTGTTGCTCATGGAGAAGGCAGGTTTTTTATGGATCAAGATATTTTAAATCAATTGATTGAAAATAATTCCGTTGCACTGCGTTACGTTGATGAAAATGGTGACTATGCAAATTTACAATTTCCTTACAATCCAAACGGATCTATATACGATCTGGCAGCTTTGTCAGATAAAAGTGGTAGAGTTTTAGCTTTAATGCCTCACCCAGAGAGAGGAATATTTTTTACTCAGCAGGACAACTGGCCTCTTGAAAAAGAAAAATGTAAACGTTCAGGAGTGACTATGCCAAAATATGGTGATGGAATGCTCATATTTGAGAATGCACTAAAATATTTTGCGTAA
- a CDS encoding glycoside hydrolase family 25 protein — translation MVENVVIDLSHWKQDIDFKLAKEDGILGVMHKATQGLKYVDPTYEERRKAAEEEGLLWGAYHFGVGEKGKDQAEHFLEKIGDASQVLLALDIEENGGNNITPEQAEDFVNQVHEATGRLPLIYGSAYFLKDFATPTLMKCPLWIARWGESPMLPKGWNDWILWQYTDGQTGPEPHSVKGIGPCDRDKFNGTLEELKKFWLTGE, via the coding sequence ATGGTAGAAAATGTAGTTATAGATTTATCGCACTGGAAGCAGGATATAGATTTTAAGTTAGCGAAAGAAGATGGAATATTAGGAGTTATGCACAAAGCTACACAAGGGCTGAAATATGTGGATCCAACATATGAAGAAAGGAGAAAAGCAGCTGAAGAAGAAGGATTGCTTTGGGGAGCATATCATTTTGGAGTAGGAGAGAAAGGAAAAGATCAAGCAGAGCATTTTTTGGAAAAAATTGGAGATGCTTCTCAAGTGCTGCTTGCTCTAGATATTGAAGAAAATGGGGGAAACAATATAACGCCAGAACAGGCAGAAGATTTTGTTAATCAAGTTCATGAAGCAACAGGACGCTTACCATTGATTTATGGAAGTGCTTACTTTCTAAAAGATTTTGCAACGCCAACTTTAATGAAATGTCCCCTCTGGATAGCAAGATGGGGAGAAAGTCCAATGTTACCGAAAGGATGGAATGACTGGATTTTATGGCAGTACACTGACGGTCAGACGGGACCTGAGCCACATTCAGTGAAAGGGATTGGACCATGTGACAGAGATAAATTTAATGGAACATTGGAAGAGCTAAAAAAGTTCTGGCTAACAGGAGAATAA
- the pdxH gene encoding pyridoxamine 5'-phosphate oxidase, translating into MTLLPEKDPFDLFSKWYQEVLNSPCKEPTAMTLATCSKDCIPSARVVLLKEYSKEGFVFFTNVNSRKGKELTKNPKAALVLHWTEFSRQVRIEGEVRLLSGKKADEYFSSRARDSQISAWCSKQSRVLKNWQDFEQAIELKEKEFHNTQVSRPDFWVGFCVIPKVIEFWQEGKHRRHTRFRYTLVEKSNWKVEQLYP; encoded by the coding sequence ATGACACTCTTACCTGAAAAAGATCCTTTTGATTTGTTTTCAAAGTGGTATCAAGAAGTACTTAATTCTCCGTGTAAGGAGCCAACTGCAATGACGCTAGCAACGTGTAGCAAAGACTGCATTCCATCTGCAAGAGTGGTATTACTAAAGGAATATAGTAAAGAAGGTTTTGTGTTCTTTACTAACGTAAACAGTAGAAAAGGAAAAGAATTGACTAAGAACCCCAAAGCTGCACTCGTATTGCATTGGACAGAATTTTCTAGACAAGTACGAATTGAAGGAGAAGTTAGGCTTCTAAGCGGCAAAAAGGCTGACGAATATTTCTCCTCTCGAGCACGTGATAGTCAAATTAGCGCGTGGTGCTCAAAACAATCAAGAGTTCTGAAAAATTGGCAAGATTTTGAGCAGGCTATAGAATTAAAAGAGAAAGAATTTCACAATACACAAGTTTCTCGTCCTGATTTTTGGGTGGGGTTTTGTGTAATCCCAAAAGTAATTGAATTTTGGCAAGAAGGTAAGCATAGGAGACATACTAGATTTAGATACACTCTTGTTGAGAAAAGCAATTGGAAAGTGGAACAATTATATCCCTAA